The Candidatus Bathyarchaeota archaeon genomic interval GGACGAAAACATCACTTTGCGCCATTATTGCAAGTTGAATTTTTCTTGGAACAAAACCAGTGAAGATAATATTTCCAATCGGTTCCGCAAGGTCTTCTAGCTGTCTTCTTTGCGGGCCTTCCCCACCAACCACAAGGTAAATATCATCCCTAGCACTTTTGCGAAGTTTTTTAAAGGCTTTTATCAAAAAGTCAACACCCTTATTGAACGATAGGTTGCCAAAGTACGTTATAATCCTAGCACTAGAGGGAATGTTCAAATAATCCCTTAAATCAAATTTTGTTGAGTGCTTAAGCGCGGACGTTATTTCCTCAAGATCTATGAAATTGTATATTGTAACTAAATTGCCCACATTTAGGACATTTTTAATGTAACTTTTTACATAATCACTCACACATATTACATACTTAACGCTATTCAAACTTTCTTCCATTAACCTGTAGTAGCAGTAATAGTAAGGTATCATAACTGGTAGAACGCACACATGTTCAGGTTTTCCGCTTACGTCACAGATCGCACAGTTTACCACAGACTGTTTTTTGCATGGTCTTGACAGTTGCAAGACGCAGGCCGGGAATATGCCATGGACGGATGTAATAATTGGGCTTTTACATTTAGTAAACCTCAAAAAAAGTTGATGTGTTCCATGGTAGTGTACAATGTCATATTTGTCGGCGACTTCGTTAAAATATTTTACAATACTGCGCGAGAACAGAAGATATTTTGTTGTGTTATAAAGAGGAAGGCTAGTTGCCATCGGAAGAATTCTTAAAACTTTAATCTTGTGTACTCCTTCTAGATATTTATCTAATTGAGAAGTTTGACAAATATATTTAGATGAACGTGTAACCACGACAACGTCATGGGATAGCTTACTAAGGTAACATGCTAAGGTATATGTATGCCGCTCCACACCGCCCAGCGATGGAAGAAAATTATCTGTAAGTATAAGGATTTTCATTGCCATTTAATTTATGCTTGTTCTAATTGTTGGAGGATTTTTGCCATGTTTGTATTGTTTTCTCGTAGCTGAAGTTTTCTTTTCACTTGCATCTATAATGGAGTTTCATGAAACATTGCTCTTAAGAGAGGATGTAACAGTAATCTATATGATTGTAGGATTCCATAAAATCTCGCGTAAAATAGCATACTATTTCTATATTCATAGTAAAGTGTCTTCAGCATGGAATTTTTTTCACATCCGCCACAAGCTATATGCCGGTGCCAAAGTACAGATTTAGGTTGGAAGAACAATTTGTACCCTTTGCTTCTTATTCTATAATAAAAGTCGACTTCTTCTCTTGCATGTGTCCCTAAATAAAGTTTTTCATCAAACCCCCCAACGATTTTAAAAATTGTTTTTGGAATCAACGAACAAGCATGGAGAAATGGTACTTCAATAATTTTTCCAGGATCGTATCCAAAGTTGTGGTATGTCCAGCCAGTAACGTGACCTATTCTAACCACATCATTTAACCACTTATATCCTGCATCTATAAGACGAGGTCCGACTGCTCCAACTTCATGTTCTTTTTTGAGCTTAAAGTATGTGTCAATAAGGATTTTGAGCGCGTCTTTGTTTTGGAAAATTATGTCATCCTCCCCGAAAAAAATCAAATCACCTCTTGACAAAGATACGCCGAGGTTGCGGGTTGCGGGCAATCCCTTATGGTTTGCAGAACGATACAAACGAACTCTTTCATCATCCGTATACTTGGCTGCTATTTGAAAAGTATTGTCTTTAGAGGCATCGTCTATTATTATCAATTCCCAGTTTGTATAGGATTGTTTAATTAATGACTTTATAAACGTCTCTAACATGAAACTTCTATTGTAAGTTGGCAGCACAATCGACAAGGTTACCATTGGGACAAGATCGCATCGCTTCTCATTTTTAACTAATGTTAGCTTTTAAAATATGATCATACAATCGCAGTAACCTCTTTTCCATTAGGTTCCAGTTGTATTTTTGT includes:
- a CDS encoding glycosyltransferase family 4 protein, translated to MAMKILILTDNFLPSLGGVERHTYTLACYLSKLSHDVVVVTRSSKYICQTSQLDKYLEGVHKIKVLRILPMATSLPLYNTTKYLLFSRSIVKYFNEVADKYDIVHYHGTHQLFLRFTKCKSPIITSVHGIFPACVLQLSRPCKKQSVVNCAICDVSGKPEHVCVLPVMIPYYYCYYRLMEESLNSVKYVICVSDYVKSYIKNVLNVGNLVTIYNFIDLEEITSALKHSTKFDLRDYLNIPSSARIITYFGNLSFNKGVDFLIKAFKKLRKSARDDIYLVVGGEGPQRRQLEDLAEPIGNIIFTGFVPRKIQLAIMAQSDVFVHPARYPDACPTAILEAMALGLPVVATRLGGIPELIVDKRGGYLADPNSPDDLATKISIILNNEKFKSQVKVFNLEWVRRFDITLLGPKIIQLYEKALA
- a CDS encoding glycosyltransferase — encoded protein: MSIVLPTYNRSFMLETFIKSLIKQSYTNWELIIIDDASKDNTFQIAAKYTDDERVRLYRSANHKGLPATRNLGVSLSRGDLIFFGEDDIIFQNKDALKILIDTYFKLKKEHEVGAVGPRLIDAGYKWLNDVVRIGHVTGWTYHNFGYDPGKIIEVPFLHACSLIPKTIFKIVGGFDEKLYLGTHAREEVDFYYRIRSKGYKLFFQPKSVLWHRHIACGGCEKNSMLKTLYYEYRNSMLFYARFYGILQSYRLLLHPLLRAMFHETPL